One window of the Sulfuricurvum sp. genome contains the following:
- a CDS encoding polysaccharide biosynthesis/export family protein: protein MKTLKFFTLQLLLSINLFAVDVSSITMSEANNSSISPISTKAIFGAHLFNGNFTQSTQHIYNPDYRLAIGDVVTIKMWGAFDYEQPLTIDSQGNIFIPRVGTVQLLGIRNGDLVTTITNNVKKVYRNNVYVYADMGAYQNVSLFVTGNVNKPGLYKGLSSDSLLQYIDKASGINPEFGSFRRISVLRDNKILKKIDLYDFMLNGQMELFAFRTGDVILVDSVGTYISALGEVQRPFRFEAKELTMSLSELARLSGIKPTATNAVVKNYGSDNHLNIKSYPFNKFNSITLSSGDTVEFLPDYSASNVQITIDGEHSGLHTLIVPKGTTLGKLRQQIHFNTESNVDAIQIYRKSVAEIQKKLIDAQLHELETLALTTSSVSPQEASMRSQETQSILQFIDRAKKVEPTGQITISDLSALDTIVLQEGDTIRVPTKNNIVVVQGEVALPGAFTYMDKYTLNDYIAMAGDISERANKERILVIRASGKAEKYDASMFSFNNQPKMEKGDSVLVLPKAESQTLQVASAITQILYQIAIAANVVLKF, encoded by the coding sequence ATGAAAACACTAAAATTCTTCACTTTACAATTGTTACTATCCATCAATCTCTTTGCCGTTGATGTATCATCCATCACCATGAGCGAAGCCAATAACTCATCGATCTCACCAATAAGTACCAAAGCAATTTTTGGAGCACATCTCTTTAACGGTAACTTTACCCAAAGCACCCAACATATCTATAATCCCGATTATCGACTTGCAATCGGAGATGTTGTGACGATTAAAATGTGGGGAGCTTTTGACTATGAGCAACCACTGACTATTGATTCTCAAGGCAATATTTTTATTCCCAGAGTAGGAACGGTACAGCTTTTAGGGATTCGTAATGGAGATTTAGTAACAACTATCACCAATAATGTGAAAAAAGTGTATCGCAATAATGTGTATGTTTATGCAGATATGGGAGCATATCAAAATGTCTCCTTATTTGTTACCGGAAATGTTAATAAACCGGGACTATATAAAGGGCTTAGCTCCGACTCCCTCTTGCAATATATTGACAAAGCTTCAGGAATTAATCCTGAATTTGGTAGTTTTCGGCGTATATCTGTCTTACGAGATAATAAAATACTTAAAAAAATTGACCTCTACGATTTCATGCTTAACGGACAAATGGAACTGTTTGCCTTTCGGACAGGAGACGTCATATTGGTTGATAGTGTCGGAACTTATATCAGCGCATTAGGAGAAGTGCAACGCCCTTTCCGTTTTGAAGCCAAAGAGTTAACGATGTCTCTCTCAGAACTTGCTCGTCTTAGCGGGATAAAGCCGACAGCAACCAATGCAGTTGTTAAAAACTATGGTAGTGATAATCATTTAAACATTAAATCATATCCATTTAACAAATTTAATTCTATCACGTTGAGTTCTGGAGACACAGTAGAATTTTTACCCGATTACTCAGCATCGAATGTTCAAATAACTATTGACGGAGAACACTCAGGATTACATACGCTCATTGTACCTAAAGGGACAACTTTAGGAAAACTACGTCAGCAGATACATTTTAATACTGAGTCCAATGTCGACGCAATCCAAATATACCGTAAAAGTGTTGCGGAGATACAAAAAAAGTTGATTGATGCCCAACTGCATGAGCTGGAAACACTAGCACTTACCACCTCTTCTGTTTCACCTCAAGAAGCTTCAATGAGGTCACAAGAGACTCAATCAATTCTCCAATTTATCGATCGTGCAAAAAAAGTAGAACCAACCGGTCAAATCACGATTAGTGACCTTTCTGCGCTTGATACTATCGTCTTACAAGAGGGTGATACTATTCGAGTTCCAACAAAAAACAATATTGTTGTTGTTCAGGGAGAAGTGGCTCTTCCAGGTGCATTTACCTATATGGACAAATACACTTTAAATGATTATATTGCAATGGCAGGCGACATCAGTGAACGTGCCAATAAAGAACGTATTTTAGTAATTCGTGCAAGTGGAAAAGCAGAAAAATATGATGCATCCATGTTTTCGTTTAATAACCAACCTAAAATGGAAAAAGGGGACTCTGTTTTAGTACTTCCAAAAGCTGAAAGCCAAACACTCCAAGTAGCTAGTGCAATAACGCAAATCCTTTATCAAATCGCTATTGCTGCAAACGTCGTCTTAAAATTCTAG